In Eleutherodactylus coqui strain aEleCoq1 chromosome 4, aEleCoq1.hap1, whole genome shotgun sequence, the following are encoded in one genomic region:
- the LOC136626576 gene encoding piggyBac transposable element-derived protein 4-like, with protein sequence MSRRLYSAEEAYAILCSDSDSETETDAFSDTLFLVSDSDSSSANSCSAASINPQVELAGPSSAAAQEMPVPPIEVASLVWTPTTSFTPKIVDFTAIPGINLDVTNFSFMDYFSLFISEELLTDMVRKTNLHARQYIAQHPSSTHTKNWKPTTLYEFKKFLGLTLNMGIVKKPTIRSYWASSPTHATPVFSAVMPRHRYEEILRFLHFNDNLQALPRTDPNYDRLFKIRPLMTYFNEIFKTHYTPEKNLSIDESLMSFKGRLRFRQYIPTKRARYGVKLYKLCESETGYTTTFRIYEGRDSKINPPRCPPNLSISGKIVWELIQPFLHKGYHLYTDNFYTSVPLFKLLHTSSTGACGTIRKNKKGFPQRLVGKQIPKGTSVFFHSDELLAVIFRDRKDVFALSTIHTNATEAVRERGSASDKQKPECIINYNKFMGGVDLADQVLQPYLVK encoded by the coding sequence ATGTCCAGAAGGTTATACAGCGCGGAGGAGGCGTATGCAATACTCTGCTCTGACTCGGATTCAGAAACTGAGACAGATGCTTTTTCAGATACACTTTTCCTCGTCAGTGACAGCGACAGCTCTTCTGCTAACTCTTGTAGCGCTGCCAGCATAAACCCACAAGTAGAATTAGCAGGGCCCAGTAGCGCTGCAGCACAGGAAATGCCGGTTCCTCCAATTGAAGTCGCCAGCCTTGTGTGGACACCCACCACATCATTTACCCCTAAAATTGTGGACTTCACTGCCATCCCAGGAATAAACCTGGATGTGACAAATTTCTCCTTCATGGattatttttcactttttataaGTGAGGAACTCTTGACGGACATGGTCCGTAAAACTAATCTGCATGCTAGACAGTATATTGCTCAGCATCCTTCTTCGACACACACCAAAAATTGGAAGCCCACAACCCTTTACgaatttaaaaaatttctggGGCTCACATTAAATATGGGGATTGTCAAGAAGCCCACGATTAGATCTTACTGGGCATCTAGTCCCACGCATGCCACCCCTGTGTTCTCTGCGGTAATGCCCAGACACCGCTATGAAGAAATATTACGATTTCTTCACTTCAATGATAATCTGCAAGCCCTTCCCAGAACAGATCCAAATTATGACCGTTTATTTAAAATTCGGCCATTAATGACATATTTCAATGAGATATTTAAAACTCATTACACCccagaaaaaaacctcagcataGATGAATCCCTAATGAGTTTTAAGGGGAGACTTCGTTTCAGGCAGTATATTCCAACTAAAAGGGCGCGTTATGGAGTGAAGCTTTATAAACTTTGCGAAAGCGAGACAGGATATACCACCACTTTTAGAATTTATGAGGGTAGGGACAGTAAAATCAATCCTCCGCGGTGTCCCCCTAATCTGTCTATAAGTGGTAAAATTGTCTGGGAGCTAATCCAGCCCTTCCTTCATAAGGGGTATCATTTATATACCGACAACTTTTATACAAGTGTGCCTTTGTTCAAACTCCTGCACACATCAAGCACCGGAGCATGTGGGACAATCcgtaaaaataaaaagggctTTCCACAGAGGCTGGTGGGAAAGCAAATTCCGAAGGGAACATCTGTCTTTTTTCACAGTGATGAGCTGCTCGCAGTAATATTTAGGGACCGAAAAGATGTATTTGCCCTCAGTACAATCCATACAAATGCCACAGAGGCCGTCAGGGAGAGAGGTTCTGCATCCGACAAACAAAAGCCGGAATgcataataaattataataaattcatgggggGCGTTGATTTAGCAGACCAGGTATTGCAGCCATATTTGGTTAAATGA